Proteins co-encoded in one Alcanivorax sp. genomic window:
- a CDS encoding DUF2007 domain-containing protein, translated as MYQARDGLEAHVVADLLQQVGIAARVQGDLLQGGMGELPASGLVAVWVDNEEEARARELVEEYQREQPELPESRSPSTPLSSAGFLSGLLVGFFAGVLVMLMLLR; from the coding sequence GTGTATCAGGCCCGGGACGGGCTGGAAGCTCATGTGGTGGCCGATCTGCTCCAGCAAGTGGGTATTGCCGCGCGGGTGCAGGGAGACCTGTTACAGGGCGGGATGGGAGAGCTGCCGGCGTCAGGCCTGGTTGCCGTATGGGTAGATAATGAGGAAGAAGCCCGCGCCCGGGAGCTGGTGGAAGAGTATCAGCGCGAGCAACCAGAGCTGCCTGAGTCGCGGTCCCCATCAACACCGTTATCCTCGGCGGGTTTCCTGTCAGGTTTGCTGGTGGGGTTCTTTGCCGGGGTGCTGGTGATGTTGATGCTGTTGAGATGA
- the typA gene encoding translational GTPase TypA produces the protein MIERLRNIAIIAHVDHGKTTLVDKLLQQSGTLGDRAGDIERVMDSNDLEKERGITILSKNTAIQWNDYRINIVDTPGHADFGGEVERVMSMVDSVLLLVDAVDGPMPQTRFVTQKAFAAGLKPIVVINKIDRPGARPDWVMDQVFDLFDNLGATDEQLDFPVIYASALNGIAGLEADNLADDMTPLLQAIVDKVDYPDVDADGPFQMQISSLDYNSYLGIIGIGRVKRGQIKANSPVKVIGADGAVRNGKILTIMGYHGLERVDAPAASAGEIVCITGLDPLNISDTLCDPANVEALPPLSVDEPTVSMFFHVNTSPFAGQEGKFVTSRQIRERLDAELKHNVALRVEETGSADQFRVSGRGELHLSVLIENMRREGFELAVGRPQVIIREENGEKQEPYETVVADVEEQHQGSIMEQLGLRKAEMTNMEPDGKGRVRLEFLVPSRGLIGFRSQFLTLTSGTGILNSTFSHYGEFKPGDMAKRINGVLVSMVKGKALGFALFNLQERGRMLIDPNVDVYEGQIIGIHSRGNDLAVNPTKGKQLTNMRASGTDENIVLTPPIRFSLEQALDFIEDDELVEVTPESLRLRKKLLTETERKRAGRA, from the coding sequence GTGATTGAACGCCTGCGCAATATTGCCATTATCGCCCACGTTGACCACGGCAAAACCACCCTGGTGGACAAGCTGCTGCAACAATCCGGCACCCTGGGAGATCGCGCTGGCGACATCGAGCGGGTGATGGATTCCAACGATCTGGAGAAGGAGCGTGGCATCACCATCCTCTCCAAGAACACCGCTATTCAGTGGAACGATTACCGCATCAACATCGTGGACACCCCCGGACACGCCGACTTTGGCGGTGAAGTAGAGCGGGTGATGTCCATGGTGGATTCCGTACTGCTGCTGGTAGACGCGGTAGACGGCCCCATGCCCCAGACCCGCTTCGTGACCCAGAAAGCCTTCGCTGCCGGCCTCAAGCCGATCGTGGTGATCAACAAGATCGACCGCCCTGGCGCCCGTCCTGACTGGGTAATGGATCAGGTGTTCGACCTGTTCGACAACCTGGGAGCCACCGATGAGCAACTGGACTTCCCGGTGATCTATGCCTCCGCCCTTAACGGTATCGCCGGCCTGGAAGCAGACAATCTGGCTGACGACATGACGCCGCTGCTGCAGGCCATCGTCGACAAGGTGGACTACCCGGATGTGGACGCCGACGGCCCGTTCCAGATGCAGATCTCCTCTCTGGATTACAACAGCTACCTGGGCATCATCGGTATCGGTCGGGTCAAGCGTGGCCAGATCAAGGCCAACAGCCCGGTGAAAGTGATCGGTGCTGACGGCGCCGTGCGCAACGGTAAAATTCTGACCATCATGGGCTACCACGGCCTTGAACGTGTCGACGCCCCTGCCGCGTCCGCCGGTGAGATCGTCTGTATCACCGGCCTCGATCCGCTGAACATTTCCGACACCCTGTGTGATCCGGCCAATGTGGAAGCGCTGCCGCCGCTGAGCGTGGACGAGCCCACCGTGAGCATGTTCTTCCATGTGAACACCTCCCCGTTCGCTGGCCAGGAAGGCAAGTTCGTGACCAGCCGCCAGATCCGCGAGCGCCTGGACGCCGAACTAAAGCACAACGTGGCTCTGCGCGTGGAAGAAACCGGCAGCGCCGACCAGTTCCGCGTGTCCGGCCGTGGTGAACTGCACCTGTCGGTGCTGATCGAGAATATGCGTCGTGAAGGCTTCGAGCTGGCGGTCGGTCGCCCCCAGGTGATTATCCGCGAAGAGAACGGCGAGAAGCAGGAGCCCTACGAAACCGTGGTGGCCGATGTGGAAGAGCAGCACCAGGGTTCCATCATGGAGCAGCTGGGTCTGCGCAAGGCCGAAATGACCAACATGGAACCGGACGGCAAGGGCCGGGTTCGCCTGGAATTCCTCGTTCCCAGCCGTGGCCTGATCGGTTTCCGCAGCCAGTTCCTGACACTCACCTCTGGTACTGGCATCCTGAACAGCACCTTCAGCCACTACGGCGAGTTCAAGCCGGGTGACATGGCCAAGCGCATCAATGGTGTGCTGGTCTCCATGGTGAAGGGCAAGGCGCTGGGCTTCGCCCTGTTCAACCTGCAGGAACGTGGCCGCATGCTGATCGACCCGAACGTTGACGTGTACGAAGGCCAGATCATCGGCATTCACAGCCGCGGCAACGACCTGGCGGTGAACCCCACCAAGGGCAAGCAGCTGACTAACATGCGCGCCTCCGGCACCGATGAGAACATCGTACTGACCCCGCCGATCCGCTTCAGCCTGGAACAGGCACTGGACTTCATCGAAGATGACGAGCTGGTGGAAGTCACTCCGGAAAGCCTGCGTCTGCGCAAGAAACTGCTCACGGAAACCGAACGCAAGCGCGCCGGCCGCGCCTGA
- a CDS encoding DUF4377 domain-containing protein, with protein MKRGWRIGLAIVPALLLVGCESEPEGQLLEVAPYRTACIGVGPMECLQVRRDGEESYSLFYSKIEGFEFESGYQYTLRVKVTPVKDAPTDASSERYTLLEVVEKADVNQQEAP; from the coding sequence ATGAAGCGAGGATGGCGAATCGGGTTGGCAATCGTGCCGGCCCTGCTGCTGGTGGGTTGTGAGAGTGAACCTGAAGGGCAGCTGCTGGAAGTGGCGCCTTACCGGACCGCGTGTATTGGCGTAGGGCCCATGGAGTGCCTGCAGGTGCGCCGTGACGGTGAGGAGAGCTATTCGCTGTTTTACAGCAAGATCGAAGGGTTTGAGTTTGAATCAGGCTATCAGTACACCCTGCGTGTAAAGGTGACTCCGGTGAAGGATGCGCCTACAGATGCCAGCTCCGAGCGTTATACGCTGCTGGAAGTGGTGGAAAAGGCGGATGTGAACCAGCAGGAGGCTCCCTGA
- a CDS encoding RimK/LysX family protein: MMRFSLWLMLAGCTLVAQAQGPASKVIYGLNEHVQLRELGVSVPAKLDTGAESASLSARHIRIFERDGVDMVEFDLALMKQDREALGIKREQWDDIQLPLVGHVRIKRLAESLVEEERGYNRRPMVMLTVCMGRRAEQIEVNLTDRSDFSYPLLIGADALKRLGAVVDPSLVMTAGKPRCTLELDEQHDDTTEAAEAQ; encoded by the coding sequence ATGATGCGATTCTCTCTTTGGCTGATGTTGGCCGGCTGCACTCTTGTGGCACAGGCCCAGGGGCCTGCCAGCAAGGTGATTTACGGCTTGAACGAGCATGTCCAGCTTCGCGAATTGGGGGTGAGTGTGCCGGCCAAACTGGATACCGGAGCAGAATCCGCTTCTCTGAGCGCCCGCCACATCCGCATTTTTGAACGCGACGGGGTGGACATGGTCGAGTTTGACCTGGCGTTGATGAAGCAGGACCGAGAGGCGCTGGGGATCAAGCGGGAGCAGTGGGATGATATTCAGCTGCCCCTGGTGGGGCATGTGCGTATCAAACGACTTGCAGAGAGTCTCGTGGAGGAAGAAAGAGGGTACAATCGACGCCCCATGGTCATGCTGACGGTGTGCATGGGGCGGCGGGCAGAGCAGATCGAGGTCAATCTGACTGACCGCAGTGATTTCAGCTACCCGCTGCTGATCGGGGCAGATGCCCTGAAGCGTCTCGGGGCCGTGGTCGATCCCTCTCTGGTGATGACCGCCGGCAAGCCTCGCTGCACGCTGGAACTGGATGAACAACACGACGACACGACGGAGGCTGCCGAGGCGCAATAA
- a CDS encoding inactive transglutaminase family protein, translating to MGSVKFQARLLALMLLLLGAGSILYQVFVQDVPLSQDEKDPVWVIDAQVGFTARPNKPVKVRMFVPPQGSGFTTLNESFISNNYGVNVNEEKGNRQVTWSSRRADGRQFLYYRLMLTHRYAQAGEVAPGPQFRQAPNVQGPERLAAEALLEPIRQHSADVETFISETIKRVNELENDNAQLLLGSDVSALNRARVVDLLLGLSHIPVEPVHTLRLAESQEQEPELWLRSYNGREWLYFNPVNGQQGLPEDRLVWWRGWEPLMKVDGGKSADMVFSVHRNEMSALQLAQTLRTKDASSFIDFSLYELPLPAQQLYRTLIMIPFGVILVLVMRSLVGMETLGTFTPVLIALAFRETQVIYGVLLFVFITALGLSLRSYLEHLKLQLLPRLSVVLTFVVMVMALMSLVGYKLGIGSGLSVGLFPMVVLTMVIERTSIVWEERGGSQSLKVGLGTLVVAVLSHLLMVWQPLSYFAFTFPGVLLCVAAFMVMMGHYRGYRITELVRFRAMVDGDKH from the coding sequence ATGGGTTCAGTGAAGTTTCAGGCTCGCCTTCTGGCGTTAATGCTGCTGTTGCTGGGCGCGGGCAGCATTCTTTATCAGGTGTTTGTCCAGGATGTTCCCCTGAGTCAGGACGAGAAAGATCCGGTCTGGGTGATTGATGCCCAGGTGGGTTTTACCGCCAGACCCAATAAACCCGTCAAGGTGCGCATGTTCGTGCCGCCGCAGGGGAGCGGATTTACCACCCTCAATGAGAGTTTCATTTCCAACAATTACGGCGTGAACGTGAACGAGGAAAAGGGCAACCGGCAGGTGACCTGGTCCTCTCGCCGTGCGGACGGCCGCCAGTTTCTTTACTACCGGTTGATGCTGACCCATCGCTATGCCCAGGCGGGCGAGGTGGCGCCCGGCCCGCAGTTTCGACAGGCCCCCAATGTACAAGGCCCTGAACGCCTGGCTGCCGAGGCGCTGCTGGAGCCCATCCGTCAGCATTCTGCGGATGTGGAAACCTTTATCAGTGAGACCATCAAGCGGGTCAACGAGCTGGAGAATGACAACGCCCAGTTGTTGCTCGGCAGTGATGTTTCCGCACTCAATCGCGCCCGTGTGGTCGATCTGCTGCTGGGGTTGTCCCATATCCCGGTAGAGCCGGTGCATACCTTGCGTCTGGCAGAGTCCCAGGAGCAGGAGCCCGAGTTGTGGCTGCGCAGTTATAACGGTCGCGAGTGGCTGTACTTCAACCCGGTCAATGGCCAGCAGGGCCTCCCGGAGGACCGTCTGGTGTGGTGGCGCGGCTGGGAGCCGCTGATGAAGGTGGACGGAGGCAAGTCGGCGGACATGGTGTTCAGCGTGCATCGCAATGAAATGAGTGCATTGCAGCTGGCCCAGACCCTGCGCACGAAGGATGCCAGCAGCTTTATCGATTTTTCCCTTTATGAATTGCCGCTGCCGGCACAGCAACTCTACCGCACCCTGATCATGATTCCATTCGGGGTAATCCTGGTGCTGGTGATGCGGTCGCTGGTGGGGATGGAAACCCTGGGTACCTTTACCCCGGTGCTGATTGCCCTGGCTTTCCGCGAGACGCAGGTAATATACGGCGTGTTGCTGTTTGTGTTCATCACGGCGCTGGGGCTGTCGTTACGCTCCTATCTTGAACACCTGAAATTACAGTTGTTACCCAGGCTCTCGGTGGTGCTGACCTTTGTCGTGATGGTGATGGCGTTGATGAGCCTGGTGGGCTACAAGCTGGGTATCGGTTCCGGGTTGTCCGTGGGATTGTTCCCCATGGTGGTGTTGACCATGGTGATCGAGCGGACCTCCATCGTCTGGGAAGAGCGGGGTGGCAGCCAGTCACTCAAGGTGGGGCTGGGGACGCTTGTGGTAGCGGTACTCAGTCATCTGCTGATGGTCTGGCAGCCGCTGTCCTACTTTGCCTTCACGTTCCCCGGGGTGCTGCTGTGTGTGGCGGCCTTCATGGTGATGATGGGGCATTATCGAGGCTACCGTATCACTGAGCTGGTGCGTTTCCGGGCCATGGTGGATGGAGACAAGCACTGA
- the trmL gene encoding tRNA (uridine(34)/cytosine(34)/5-carboxymethylaminomethyluridine(34)-2'-O)-methyltransferase TrmL, whose protein sequence is MLHIALYEPEIPPNTGNIIRLAANTGATLHLIEPLGFSLDEKKLRRAGLDYREFANLHIHRNFETFLQQIPEQRVFALTTKASRPHSDAPFREGDVLLFGPETRGLPPAIIDSLPAEQRLRLPMVPDSRSLNLSNAVAVTVYEAWRQLGYVGAVNSE, encoded by the coding sequence ATGCTGCACATTGCCCTCTACGAACCGGAAATTCCACCTAACACCGGTAACATCATTCGTCTGGCCGCCAACACCGGCGCCACCCTGCACCTGATCGAGCCACTGGGCTTCTCTCTGGATGAAAAGAAGCTGCGGCGGGCCGGACTGGACTATCGGGAATTCGCCAACCTGCACATTCACCGCAACTTCGAGACATTTTTGCAGCAGATTCCCGAGCAACGAGTATTTGCCCTGACCACCAAAGCCAGCCGCCCCCACAGTGACGCCCCATTCAGGGAGGGCGACGTACTGCTATTTGGCCCGGAAACCCGCGGCCTGCCCCCGGCCATCATCGACTCCCTCCCCGCCGAACAACGTCTGCGCCTGCCCATGGTCCCCGACAGCCGCAGCCTCAATCTCAGCAACGCCGTCGCCGTCACGGTGTATGAGGCGTGGCGGCAGTTGGGATATGTGGGAGCAGTGAACAGTGAATAG
- a CDS encoding alpha-L-glutamate ligase-like protein, whose translation MFWSKTRKALRARGVMGINQRNGDYILRYNKRSLYPMVDDKLKTKKMAIDAGIRVPELYGAIGTEQGISTLRKVVDTHRDFVIKPAQGAGGDGIMVIADRFEHYFRSASGRIITQEELEHHISGILSGVYSLGGHRDQALIEYRVRSTELFNRISYEGVPDIRIIVLKGYPVAAMLRLPTRQSQGKANLHQGAIGVGLDLSSGVTLGGTWHNQRIERHPDTANAVAGLTVPDWEDCLALAARCYDLTGLGYLGVDLVMDRDHGPMMLELNARPGLNIQIAMDDGLLRRCRQVEQHLEQLNDEDRPAPERVAFSKQQFAVAGVVPQPPETTQ comes from the coding sequence ATGTTCTGGTCGAAGACCCGCAAGGCGCTGCGTGCCCGTGGGGTGATGGGCATCAACCAGCGCAACGGCGACTACATCCTGCGATACAACAAGCGCAGCCTGTACCCGATGGTGGATGACAAGCTCAAGACCAAGAAAATGGCCATTGATGCGGGCATTCGGGTGCCGGAGCTGTATGGTGCCATTGGTACCGAGCAGGGTATCAGTACCCTGCGCAAGGTGGTGGATACCCACCGCGACTTTGTCATCAAGCCGGCCCAGGGGGCTGGCGGCGATGGCATTATGGTGATCGCCGACCGCTTTGAGCATTATTTTCGCTCAGCCTCCGGGCGCATCATCACCCAGGAGGAGCTGGAGCATCATATTTCCGGAATCCTCTCCGGGGTCTATTCCCTCGGTGGTCACCGCGACCAGGCCCTGATCGAATACCGGGTGCGCTCCACCGAGCTGTTCAACCGCATCAGTTACGAAGGCGTACCAGACATTCGCATCATCGTGCTCAAGGGCTATCCGGTGGCGGCCATGTTGCGCTTGCCGACCCGGCAATCCCAGGGCAAGGCCAACTTGCATCAGGGGGCTATTGGTGTGGGGCTGGATCTTTCCAGTGGCGTCACCCTGGGAGGGACCTGGCACAACCAGCGCATCGAGCGTCATCCGGATACGGCCAACGCCGTAGCCGGGCTCACCGTACCGGATTGGGAAGACTGTCTGGCGCTGGCTGCACGCTGTTACGACCTGACCGGCCTGGGCTATCTGGGGGTAGATCTGGTGATGGACCGGGATCATGGCCCGATGATGCTGGAACTCAATGCCCGTCCCGGCTTGAACATCCAGATCGCCATGGATGACGGTCTGCTGCGACGCTGTCGCCAAGTGGAGCAGCATCTGGAACAGCTAAATGATGAAGATCGCCCGGCGCCCGAGCGGGTAGCATTTTCCAAACAGCAATTTGCGGTGGCAGGGGTGGTGCCGCAGCCCCCTGAAACAACGCAGTAA